ATAGGTCATATTCGGGGATACATACCCCTTGAATATTCAGGAGCAGATAATATTCAAGAGCTCCGAAAACTAACCGGTGAGTTGGTTGCTTTTAAGATCATCAATTATGACCGGGACGGTGAGGTATTTACCGCTTCCCGTACAGCAGCCCTTGAACATATGGCAAACGTAACATGGAAACGAATCAAAGAAGGCCAAACGATCATTGCCGTTGCTCGTGAGGTGGATTTTTCAGAAGTGAAGGCGGATATCGGGGGTATTCAAGTAAAGATTCCAATAAATGAGATCGACTACGGCTGGATTGATGATTTGACCGAAAAAGTAAAGCCGGGTGATCATCTAAGAGTAAAAGTGTTGGAAGTAAACGAACAAGAAAAAAAAGTGAAAGTGAGTGCGAAAGCAACAAAGAAAAATCCTTGGCCGGATTGCACCAGAAGGTATCATGTCCACAGTGAGTACGTAGGAAAAATTTCAGGTGTAGAGGAATACGGCAATTTTGTGAATCTGGAACCGGGAGTAGATGCACTTGCGCCTCATCTCCGTTGGGAGAAGTTTAAAAAAGGGGATCGGGTACTGGTACGAATATTAAAAATTGATGTAAAAAAAGAGCAGATACGAGTCAGGATTGTCAAAAAAGTGTAAGGGGCTGAAGAAGTGATGCAGAATAGAGCAAGCCCGTTTTCCCTTTGCCATGACTGGTCCGTCAAATGGACAAATATTCAACCAATCAAACAACAGAATGGAATATTATGGAGTAGTCAGTACGATGAAAAAGTTTTAAAAGCATTGGCATATATCGGGGTGATCGGCGGCGTGCAGATCACCCGACTTTTTTTAAATAGCGATAAGAAGCGGCTTGGGAAAATGGTCGATACAGGGAAATTAGTCCGGCATGTGATAAAAAGAGGGAATATGGAGATCCCTATATACACCCCGGGCATAAACGGGGCAAGAATCCTGAAACAAATGGGAATCAAATATAGAGTAAATTCCTGGTTAACGTATGATGTGAATTCGATTTTGAAAAAGCTTTTGTTTTTTCAGCTGTACGGTAAGTTTTCTGAACAAGGGGAAGTATCTGTTCTTCCAGCTCCAGCCCCTTATACAGGAATTATCGAGCGAAACGGAAGTCAATATTATATCGGCATTATTCGGGGGAACACACAAGAATTTGAACAATATTTCAAATGGGAAAAGCTGACCGAAAGAATCATACTGGTTACCGAATCGTTAAGGCAGTTAGCACCTTTGAACGAGTATTTGAAGGAACTTAAAATCAGAGTGACGACAGATGAGGATTTGAAATTTGATTTTGAGCATTTGTTTTATAAATGGGATGGGGAGTGGGTTAAAGAGAGAAAGGCGGAAGAGTTACTTCGGGTTTGAAGCTCTCCTGATAATGTCGGTATTTGTCGAAAGATTGATAAAGGATTTCTCTTGTTTATGAAGAAAAAGTGAGAATTGAATATACAGATCAAATCCTCTGGAGGTATTCAGGATGAAAACGAAAGTATTGGTAATAACCTTGGTACTCTTCTTAGCCGTTTCTTCTATAGCCAGTGCAATAACATTTAAAGACTTAAATAATCATTGGGCCCGGGCCACGGTGGAGTGGGCTACCGAAAATACCATTACTGAGGGCTACCCCGACAAAACCTTTAAGCCCGACAAAACCGTTTCTGAGGCAGAATTTTTGGCTATGCTGATTCGGGCATTCAAGCCAAAGGATCTCACAGAAACAAAAATCAAGCATTGGGCAGATGGCTATTACATTTTTGCCACCGCCTACAACTACCCAGTAGAGGGAGCATTTTCAATAGACAAACGAAATTGGCCTATTAGCCGTACAAGGGTAGCAGAATTGGTTTCTGGAACCCAGGGTGTGAATTACAGCGGCGACTATGCTATCCAATATCTACTCGGCAAGGGGCTGGCAAAGGGAAAGAATCCAAACGAGATCAGCATTGAAAGCTATGATGGCGAAGGAACCCTAACAAGAGCCGAAGCGGTACAGTTTATCAAGAACCTGAAAGATAAGGGAATCCAGGAGTTAAAAGTACGCCCGTTTTTGCCAAGCGATCCGGTTGATTTACCGCCATTACCCAAGACGGATGAGCAAACGAAGCTAGAGAATGTGAAAGAGGTTTTGGTTGAACGTTTGAAAGGGACAGATAACGAGATTTGGATAAATGGGGATGCTGTAGTAGCTACAGGAGTTGCAGCGATAGAATTTGCTGATCCAACAGATCCTGAGCAAAATAACTTGATTGACATTTTCAAAGCCAATACAGAAAATGGTCGCCTAGTGGCAACCGAAATGATAAATGCGGCAGGAGTACCGGTTGATTCAAACTTTCCTTCTCTTATCAAACAAGTCTATGAAACGAGAGAAACTATCACTTTAGTTATTGATGGAGTCAATATCCGCATCGTAGCAAATGAATTCAATCTAAATGCAGTACACATTTACTTTAAATAAAGGGGGTAGGAGAAGTGAAGAAATCAATTATCGTAGCGTTAATTCTAGTTTTTCTAATCTCAAATGTCGCTTTTGCCCTTGGAGATCCGGCAACATGGACAGATGAAGAGATCAAACAGTATCTAACCGAAAAGGGCATTTCTCTTACTACTGCCGATGGTAAATACGAAGTCAACTATGATCTCGTAAGACAACGCCAAATTCTCGTTTATGGAAGGCCTGAAAATGTGCCAAACAATGACTACAGATCAGGGGAATACCGCTATTTAGTTTCTCCTGAAAAAGTCTGAGGTTTTGAGCAAAAATAAAAGGAATTTCATGCCTCGAAATGGAAATTGTTATTATCCACAAAACAAATCCATACAACGAGGGGCATTGAAATTCCTATATTAAATAAGTTCAATATGGCCCCTCAAAAATCCTTTTTTGAGGTGAGAAAAATGTTGAAACTTCGTGATGAACAATTAACCCTTTGGGACTGCATACTTCCGGAAGTAATCCGAACACTTCCAGCCGAACTCGCTATCATTGATGAACTACTAGATGATGAAAGATTCATGCAGCCGTTTATTGAAAAGCATCCGACGAAATCGAAAATGGGCCGCCCTACGTATCCCATCGAGAAATATTTGCGTCTTATGTTTCTCAAATTCAAGTACAATCTGGGCTACGAGTCTCTTATTAAAGAAGTCGGTGACAGCATTACGTGGCGCCGTTTTTGCCGAATTGCCATCGATGAACCGATGCCAGATCCTTCTACGCTCATCTATGCCCGTAAACGTTACGGCGACGAAGTCGTGGAGCAGATCAACGAAGCCTTGCTCGAGAAGCTGAAAGAAAGAGAAATCCTGAAACACCGCAAACTGCGTACCGATACCACAGTTGTGGAATCCGACATTCATCACCCAACAGATGCGACCCTTCTGCAGGACGGGGTCAAGGTCATTACACGATTGGTTCAGAAGATTCGCAAAGTCGCTTCCCATGCAGCACAAGGCTTTGAAGACCGAACCAGCGAGATCAAAGAAAAGATTCTCTCCATCGGAAAGGTACTTCGCCGCCGTACCCGCGAGTCCTGGGAGGAAGTCAATGAAATCACCCAGGAAGTCATTGAGGTGACAGAAGCTGTTCTCGATCAAGCGAAATCCGTGGCCGAGAAGATTCTCGACAAAGGCAAACAAGTGGTGAATCAAAATAAACAAAAGTTAACGGATGCCATTGATCTGACCGGAAAGCTACTGGAGCAAGCTAAACAGGTGGTTTCCGGAACACGAGTGATTCCGGATCGCATCGTTAGCGTTTTTGACCCGCAAGCCCGCCCGATCAAAAAAGGCAAATTGTCTAAAGTGA
This genomic interval from Microaerobacter geothermalis contains the following:
- a CDS encoding S1 RNA-binding domain-containing protein — encoded protein: MSDQMLQILIEGFQDEKLEENKYDEHWQKIYSAYQNNSILQAHLVGIETKLNKPCGVVQIGHIRGYIPLEYSGADNIQELRKLTGELVAFKIINYDRDGEVFTASRTAALEHMANVTWKRIKEGQTIIAVAREVDFSEVKADIGGIQVKIPINEIDYGWIDDLTEKVKPGDHLRVKVLEVNEQEKKVKVSAKATKKNPWPDCTRRYHVHSEYVGKISGVEEYGNFVNLEPGVDALAPHLRWEKFKKGDRVLVRILKIDVKKEQIRVRIVKKV
- a CDS encoding S-layer homology domain-containing protein, with product MKTKVLVITLVLFLAVSSIASAITFKDLNNHWARATVEWATENTITEGYPDKTFKPDKTVSEAEFLAMLIRAFKPKDLTETKIKHWADGYYIFATAYNYPVEGAFSIDKRNWPISRTRVAELVSGTQGVNYSGDYAIQYLLGKGLAKGKNPNEISIESYDGEGTLTRAEAVQFIKNLKDKGIQELKVRPFLPSDPVDLPPLPKTDEQTKLENVKEVLVERLKGTDNEIWINGDAVVATGVAAIEFADPTDPEQNNLIDIFKANTENGRLVATEMINAAGVPVDSNFPSLIKQVYETRETITLVIDGVNIRIVANEFNLNAVHIYFK
- a CDS encoding ISNCY family transposase encodes the protein MLKLRDEQLTLWDCILPEVIRTLPAELAIIDELLDDERFMQPFIEKHPTKSKMGRPTYPIEKYLRLMFLKFKYNLGYESLIKEVGDSITWRRFCRIAIDEPMPDPSTLIYARKRYGDEVVEQINEALLEKLKEREILKHRKLRTDTTVVESDIHHPTDATLLQDGVKVITRLVQKIRKVASHAAQGFEDRTSEIKEKILSIGKVLRRRTRESWEEVNEITQEVIEVTEAVLDQAKSVAEKILDKGKQVVNQNKQKLTDAIDLTGKLLEQAKQVVSGTRVIPDRIVSVFDPQARPIKKGKLSKVTEFGYKVRIDETESGFVTGYAVYEGNPADDELLVPAVEEHIRRFGHAPKAVATDRGFGSKKNEIKLTERGVRRVSIPRKGKKSQKRKEEEQQLWFKDLQRYRAAGEAKISLLKRKYGLGRSRYRGLVGSKSWVGFGILTHNLQRAAIMLKKEA